The region TGGAATAAATCCAAATGTATTGTGGATGATTCCAAAACGAGAAACTTGACCATAAGCACTTACAGAACCATCATTAACTAACGTAATTAAAGCATTAGCTCCTGTTGCCGTTACAGCTTCATTTAAAGTCGCAACTGATTCCTCAATTTTAGCTAATTCTTCTGTAACAAACTCTTCTTTTTCAAAGATTTGACCTAAAACTATCATATTTTCTTTGAATGATTCTAAATAATTCTCATTATCAATTCCCATGGAAATAGTTGGCGCAATTTTTGATAATTCTTCATAGTAATCAGATTGACGTCCAGAAATAATAATTAAATCTGGTTGCATTTCATAAACAGCTTCTAAATCTACTTCTTTTAAAGAACCTGCATTAGCATATTCAGAACCATCAAATTTTGATAAATGTTCTGGCATTGAACTTGATTGTGGAACTCCTGTAATTTCAACCCCCATGTAATCTAATGAATCTAAAATTCCGTAATCGAAAACAACAACATTTTCTGGGTTAATTTCAACTTCTGTTTTCCCTAAGTCATGTTCAATTATTAAAGTTGTTGCTACTTCTTTATTTTCAGTTGATTTTACTTCTTCAGATACAGCTGTATCTTCTGCCGGTGCTTCCATTGCAGGTGCCTGTGAGCATCCTACCATTCCCATTGCCAAAACGGCCATCATTACTAATAAATTTTTCTTCATTTTTCTTTTCCACCTTTTCTTATATATTTAATCCTAGCCTAGTAATACACACAGATTTTTTTGTTATTAATCTCTTTAACTTCAAAATCCATATCATATAACTCGCTTAATGTTGATGCCTGCATAATTTCATCTACTGTTCCGCAAACCGAAATTTCACCGTTTTGCAAAGCAATAATTTCATCTGAATAACATGATGCAAAATTAATATCATGAATCACAATAATAACTGTTTTACCAAGCTCATCTGTAATACGACGTAACATCTTCATAATTTGCACACTATGCTTCATATCAAGATTATTTAAAGGTTCATCAAGTAAAATATAGTCAGTATCTTGTGCCAACACCATTCCGATAAAAGCGCGTTGCCTTTGGCCCCCACTTAACTCCTCTAAAAACTTATCCTGAATATCCTCAAGTTGCATATAATGAAGCGCCTCGTCAATCTTAGCTTGATCGACTTCCGTTAAATTACCTTGACTGTGTGGGAAGCGACCGAACGCGACTAAATCTCGAATTGTAAGTCGGACGCTTAAATGATTACTTTGCTTAAGTATCGCCAGGACTTTAGCTAATTCATTTGTTTTCCACTGTGATAACTCTTTTCCATCAATAAAGACTTCACCAGAATCTCTTTTCAACAAACGACTCATCATTCCTAATACGGTACTTTTCCCAGCACCATTTGGTCCGATAAATGAGGTAATCTTTCCCCTCTTAATTTGAAAAGAGACATCATTTACGACAGCTTTTGAACCATATTTCTTTGAAATATTTTTCACCTCAATCATACGCGCTCCTCCTTTAACAGAACATAAATAAAGTAAATCCCACCGACAAAGTTAATAATAACCCCAATTGTTGTACTAAATTGGAACACTCTCTCAACTAAGAACTGACCTCCAATTAACGATACAATACTAATTAATATTGCACCTGGAATTAAAACACTATGACGATAATCTTTAAATAATTGATAAGAGAGATTGGTTACCAGTAATCCTAAAAACGTAATAGGTCCTACAAGTGCTGTTGAAACAGCAACTAAAATTGAAACAACAACCAATAATTTTCGAACAATCTTATCGTAATCAATACCTAAATTAATCGCATGTTCACGCCCTAAAGATAAAACATCTAATCGCTTCATATCTTTAAATGCCCATAAAAATGTAACAACTATTGTTAAAAATGAAATCATTAATAAAGATGATTTAACATTATTAAAACTTGCAAACATTTTATCTTGAACGATTAAAAATTCATTTGGATCCATCACCATTTGCATAAATGAAGATAAACTACTAAATAAGGTTCCAAAAATCATTCCGAGCATTAGTAAGAAGAATAAATTCTGATTTTCCTGCTTGAACATAATACGAAATAATACTAACGAAAACAGAACCATTAAAATTCCAGCTAAAATAAAGTTAACATTCGAACCAATTAAAGCAACATTTGCTGATCCAAAAATAAAGACAATGACAGTTTGTAACATTGTATATAAGGAATCCAACCCAAGAACACTGGGCGTTAAAATCCGATTATTAGTAACTGTTTGAAAGATAACTGAGGATACTGCAATTCCCCCACCTGTTAACATAATCGCAATTAACTTTGGAATTCGTCTTGACAAAGCATATTGATAAGAATTCGGATTTAATCCGTATGCTAAATATAATACGCTAAAGCCAATCGCTAAAATGAGTAGGATACTAAAAAACTTACGACGTTGCATTTGATTTCCTCCTCATAATTAAAAATAAGAAGATAATGCTTCCAATGACACCTACCGTTAATCCAATCGTAACTTCGTATGGATAAATAACTAATCTACCAATCAAATCACAGATTAGTAAGAACAATGCTCCTAAAATAGCAGTATGACCTAAACTATTTTTTAGATTATCGCCTAAGTATAATGACACAATGTTAGGAACAATGAGGCCGATAAATGGGATAGCTCCAATAGTAATGACGATAACTGATGTAATTAAAGCAACAATCGTTAATCCAATATTCACAATCCACTTATGATTAAGACCTAAATTTGTTGAAAAATCTTCTCCCATTCCTGCGATTGTAAATTTATTAGCATATAAAAATGCAACGATAATAAGTGGAATACTTAAATAAATAAGCTCGAAATTTCCTTTCATCACATTTGTAAAATTTCCTTGAGCCCAAGATGAAATATTTTGGACTAAATCAAACTGATAGGCAATAAACGTTGTAATGGAGTTAACAACATTCCCAAGCATCATCCCGATTAAAGGGATAAATAAACTATTTTGAAATTTAATTTGCTTTAATATTCCCATGAATAAGAATGTTCCTGCTAAAGAACAAATAAAAGAAAAAAACATTTTATGTAGCGGAGATGCTCCAGCAAAGAATAACATAGCGATAAGCATTCCTAATTTAGCAAAATCGATTGTGGCAGCAGTCGTTGGAGAAACAAATTTATTTCGTGTTAATTGCTGCATAATTAAACCACAAATACTCATTCCAACCCCCGCAACTAATATACTTAGCAATCTCGGAATACGACTCACAAATAAAATAAATAATTGATCAATGTCTCCATTGATAACTGAATCTAACGTAACATTACTTGCTCCAACAAATACTGAAACAATAGACAGTATTAACAATAGAATTAATAAATATCGCTTCTTCAAATTCATACCTCTTCCCCGTTGTCAACATATTTACTCTCAATAAATTCTATGTTATAATTAATCCAACTTAATTGATAATTATTATCATTTGTTTTTATTATAACAGTTAACCAAGTAACATTCTTAACTATGTTTAGATTTTTATAACTATATTTAGGTTTTAGCCTTTTTATTGATAATAATTATTATTATCTTTTTATTTTTTTATATGGAGGGAAAAAAATGAACGATACAAACAAAAATAAAGCTCCAAATTCCGGTCTTTATGGCCCACAAGTTTTAGCATATATCTCAAATAATTACGATCGAAACTTAGTTTTAGAAGACGTTGCTAGCTACTTTCATCTTAATAAATGCTATTTTTGTTCTGTTTTAAAAAAGGAATTGGGGAAAACTTTCTCACAAGTTGTTAATGAAATTAGAATTGAAAATAGTAAACCACTACTCGAGGAAGGAAGATTATCAACCCTTGAAGTTGCATTAACAGTTGGATTTAATAATCAAAACTATTTCAATATGACATTCAAAAAAATAACAGGGATGACACCCCTACAATATCGTCGAATTGCAAATCAAAAATAAAAAAGGTCAAAGCACAAGCTTTGACCTTTTTTATTAATCTACTAATAATTCACGAAGTACACGTCCATCTGCTTCAGGCATTTCAAATCCTAAAATAGCTGCACATGTTGGAGCAATATCCACAACTTTAGCAACTGAGATTTCTTTTCCTTCAAGTACCCCTGGACCACTTAAAATTAAACATGGTTGCTCCCCTTTACTTGGGATATGTCCATGTGTACCACGACTTACACGATAATCATCATTCATAATTGGATTTTGATAATCAGCTAATAGATTCCATCCAAATGCGGCTCCTTCTTTAGCTTCTAATACAAATGTAAACTCTCCATTTAAACGATACGTTTTATTAACTTCCTCACGCGTAAAAATATGCTCAATATGTAATAAATCACGATTTTCGTTTAATAACTGATAAACCTTTTGAACCATTTCTTCATCTTTAGGATTTTTTAAATAAACTTGAGCAGATACAGCACTAGATTGGATATAAGCTTCCCAATCTGTCATTTTTCCATTCTCATCTACTGTTAATAATCCATTTTCAATTAATAATTTATTCGCATTAATATTCATATCCACATCAACTTGTCCATGATCTGAACAGAAAACAAACGTTGTTTTTTCATATAAATCATTTGCTTTTAAAGCATTTACAACGATTGCTAACATATCATCTAAATATTTATACGCATCTACTAATTTTTCAGATAATACCCCGTGTGAATGACGATAATGATCTGGTAATGTCATATGCATTAACATTACATCTGGTTGATATTTATTAATAACATATTCTGTTGCTTTTGCAGAAAATTTATCTGTTGAATAATAATTTGGTAACGTCCATGCTTCCGCACAATAGTCCCACATTTCCTGTGTTAAAACATCATTTGAATTTTTACGAATTTCAGATTCTTGTTCTTCTTTAGGATAATGAATTCCAGCACGTTGAACAACATA is a window of Turicibacter sanguinis DNA encoding:
- a CDS encoding siderophore ABC transporter substrate-binding protein; its protein translation is MKKNLLVMMAVLAMGMVGCSQAPAMEAPAEDTAVSEEVKSTENKEVATTLIIEHDLGKTEVEINPENVVVFDYGILDSLDYMGVEITGVPQSSSMPEHLSKFDGSEYANAGSLKEVDLEAVYEMQPDLIIISGRQSDYYEELSKIAPTISMGIDNENYLESFKENMIVLGQIFEKEEFVTEELAKIEESVATLNEAVTATGANALITLVNDGSVSAYGQVSRFGIIHNTFGFIPADENIEVSTHGQNVSFEYVLEVNPDYLFVVDRGAAIGGESTAAALLDNELIHATNASVNDHIVYLNAGIWYTASGGFTSTNMMIDEISAALK
- a CDS encoding iron ABC transporter ATP-binding protein, with amino-acid sequence MIEVKNISKKYGSKAVVNDVSFQIKRGKITSFIGPNGAGKSTVLGMMSRLLKRDSGEVFIDGKELSQWKTNELAKVLAILKQSNHLSVRLTIRDLVAFGRFPHSQGNLTEVDQAKIDEALHYMQLEDIQDKFLEELSGGQRQRAFIGMVLAQDTDYILLDEPLNNLDMKHSVQIMKMLRRITDELGKTVIIVIHDINFASCYSDEIIALQNGEISVCGTVDEIMQASTLSELYDMDFEVKEINNKKICVYY
- a CDS encoding iron chelate uptake ABC transporter family permease subunit translates to MQRRKFFSILLILAIGFSVLYLAYGLNPNSYQYALSRRIPKLIAIMLTGGGIAVSSVIFQTVTNNRILTPSVLGLDSLYTMLQTVIVFIFGSANVALIGSNVNFILAGILMVLFSLVLFRIMFKQENQNLFFLLMLGMIFGTLFSSLSSFMQMVMDPNEFLIVQDKMFASFNNVKSSLLMISFLTIVVTFLWAFKDMKRLDVLSLGREHAINLGIDYDKIVRKLLVVVSILVAVSTALVGPITFLGLLVTNLSYQLFKDYRHSVLIPGAILISIVSLIGGQFLVERVFQFSTTIGVIINFVGGIYFIYVLLKEERV
- a CDS encoding ABC transporter permease translates to MNLKKRYLLILLLILSIVSVFVGASNVTLDSVINGDIDQLFILFVSRIPRLLSILVAGVGMSICGLIMQQLTRNKFVSPTTAATIDFAKLGMLIAMLFFAGASPLHKMFFSFICSLAGTFLFMGILKQIKFQNSLFIPLIGMMLGNVVNSITTFIAYQFDLVQNISSWAQGNFTNVMKGNFELIYLSIPLIIVAFLYANKFTIAGMGEDFSTNLGLNHKWIVNIGLTIVALITSVIVITIGAIPFIGLIVPNIVSLYLGDNLKNSLGHTAILGALFLLICDLIGRLVIYPYEVTIGLTVGVIGSIIFLFLIMRRKSNATS
- a CDS encoding helix-turn-helix domain-containing protein, which gives rise to MNDTNKNKAPNSGLYGPQVLAYISNNYDRNLVLEDVASYFHLNKCYFCSVLKKELGKTFSQVVNEIRIENSKPLLEEGRLSTLEVALTVGFNNQNYFNMTFKKITGMTPLQYRRIANQK
- a CDS encoding alkaline phosphatase family protein, giving the protein MKKLLLMSLDAMIGKDIEILKQLPTFGPILKKASIVKSVETVYPSMTYTAHASIVSGTYPNKHGIITNEVFTPLVNNAPWYELRSQNKAQILPELAQENGYSAFINSWPTLVGANVDYVVQRAGIHYPKEEQESEIRKNSNDVLTQEMWDYCAEAWTLPNYYSTDKFSAKATEYVINKYQPDVMLMHMTLPDHYRHSHGVLSEKLVDAYKYLDDMLAIVVNALKANDLYEKTTFVFCSDHGQVDVDMNINANKLLIENGLLTVDENGKMTDWEAYIQSSAVSAQVYLKNPKDEEMVQKVYQLLNENRDLLHIEHIFTREEVNKTYRLNGEFTFVLEAKEGAAFGWNLLADYQNPIMNDDYRVSRGTHGHIPSKGEQPCLILSGPGVLEGKEISVAKVVDIAPTCAAILGFEMPEADGRVLRELLVD